A DNA window from Anaerocolumna sp. AGMB13020 contains the following coding sequences:
- a CDS encoding serine hydrolase domain-containing protein gives MDIPSTLNTYINHEIDLWDFSGVIRIRKNGKTLFEISRGYANVEYDIQNNMNTRFNVASVTKQFTAFAIMLLYDRGQLKLNEKANLYLPSDLQVHPEITVHNLLSHTSGLYNYYNFEDDFYIGKDRAPYNKSTFFTDWINKELTNDPGTVFNYNNSNYNLLAWIIENISGQTFNEFLTANIFIPLGMKNSEYDNGQNIIKNKANNYTRDYGKLVRVPYSNNLFHIGAGALVTNCDDIQKWYECLKNRKLLSEQSYDLYFKENMNHYCYGLERYKEEGKIKYCHGGDNPGISAYTQYFFEQDICIIILSNTESLDQYRFGNSLSSIMFGESPQISNKPDEFFVSLDELEKYSGTYLPGKIHIEIKNGKLYLVRVNQNIHIELYCVGSNMFMRRYEEQQNPHILLGEGAVRPSIWGYELRSKQFF, from the coding sequence ATGGATATTCCATCTACATTAAATACATATATCAACCATGAAATTGATTTATGGGATTTTTCCGGAGTAATAAGAATACGAAAAAACGGCAAAACATTATTTGAAATTAGCCGTGGTTATGCAAATGTTGAGTATGATATACAAAATAACATGAATACTCGTTTCAATGTTGCTTCTGTCACAAAGCAATTTACAGCATTTGCAATAATGCTTCTATACGACAGAGGCCAGTTAAAACTCAATGAAAAAGCGAACCTCTATCTGCCTTCAGACTTACAGGTACACCCAGAAATTACAGTTCATAATCTGTTGTCACACACCTCCGGTTTATACAACTATTACAATTTTGAAGATGACTTCTATATAGGAAAAGACAGGGCTCCCTATAATAAAAGCACTTTCTTTACGGACTGGATCAACAAAGAACTGACAAATGATCCAGGAACAGTCTTTAACTATAATAATTCAAATTATAATTTACTCGCCTGGATTATAGAAAATATTTCGGGACAAACCTTCAACGAATTTTTAACTGCAAATATTTTTATTCCTTTAGGAATGAAAAACTCGGAATATGACAATGGTCAGAACATAATAAAAAACAAGGCAAACAATTATACGCGTGATTATGGAAAACTTGTTAGAGTTCCATATTCAAATAATCTGTTTCATATAGGTGCAGGAGCGTTAGTAACGAATTGTGATGATATTCAAAAATGGTATGAGTGCCTTAAAAACCGGAAACTATTATCGGAGCAGTCCTATGACCTATATTTTAAGGAAAATATGAATCATTATTGTTATGGCTTGGAGCGATATAAGGAGGAGGGTAAAATCAAATACTGCCATGGCGGTGATAATCCAGGCATTTCTGCTTATACTCAATATTTCTTCGAGCAGGATATCTGTATCATCATTCTCTCTAATACAGAATCCTTAGATCAATATCGTTTTGGTAATTCACTTTCGTCAATTATGTTTGGTGAATCACCTCAGATTTCCAATAAGCCCGATGAATTTTTTGTTTCTTTAGATGAACTTGAGAAGTATTCAGGAACGTATCTGCCGGGTAAGATACATATTGAGATAAAAAACGGTAAGTTATATTTAGTCCGGGTGAATCAGAACATCCACATTGAACTGTATTGCGTTGGCAGCAATATGTTTATGAGACGTTATGAAGAACAGCAAAACCCCCATATCCTCCTTGGGGAAGGGGCTGTAAGACCCTCCATCTGGGGATATGAGTTGAGAAGCAAACAGTTCTTTTAA
- a CDS encoding DUF7948 domain-containing protein yields the protein MVNIVISSIQKKDNEKLRFIPNMGQIDPCVDFYTTMYGSHFYFQNNKITTQFYSKKEKAASIHKVVLDLTFIDADALSTPIGLNQNDGYFNYIYSGLQEKNHINIPNYDKLQYKNLWEGIDLELYGDEHGLKYNWLLRSPELLEKIRFKWTGVQSITFTHDKGLCIKHAEGSWIDPSPVAWQELNGENIPVTCEYQMNSQGEIGFKILGEYDCEAPLIIDPLIQYATFLGGNGIDTASSIAVDCHGYIYVIGTTLSNNFPVTDGAFQTFPIGTSNVFVTKFAPDGIGLIYSTYLGGSERNVGFDISLDKCGCAYITGYTTSKDFPVTPCAFQTQNSSDDDIGYISKLSSDGSYLVYSSYLGGGKFTLAAGIKVDDCGCAYVTGTTYATDFPVTPYAFQTKLNGVSSAFLTKISPDGRYLIYSSYFGGDNFTSGSTIGLDDLNHAYIAGGTNSIELPVTPGAFQTQYGGGVDDGYIAKFACDGSSLIYSTYLGGSLVDMVVGIQVNEDGTAAVIGATASSNFPVTAGAFQTTLRGDVNVFVSILSADGRRLKRSTYLGGSNIENGNSIDVDSQRNVYVTGITLSDDFPITPEILPSHLSGSSDAFVTILTPDLNQLVLSYYLGGSNEDAGNKITVGCNGTFYVVGTTSSSDFPVSSDAFQTAYGGGASDAFLTKSTFFRSCRNE from the coding sequence ATGGTTAATATTGTGATATCTTCAATTCAAAAAAAAGATAATGAAAAACTGAGATTTATACCAAATATGGGGCAGATAGATCCTTGTGTTGATTTCTATACAACCATGTATGGAAGCCATTTTTACTTTCAGAATAATAAAATAACAACACAATTTTATAGCAAAAAAGAAAAGGCAGCCTCTATCCACAAGGTGGTTTTGGATCTAACTTTTATAGATGCCGATGCTCTTAGTACACCGATAGGTCTGAATCAGAACGATGGTTATTTCAACTATATTTATAGTGGTTTACAAGAAAAAAATCATATAAATATACCCAATTATGATAAGTTACAGTACAAGAACCTGTGGGAGGGTATTGACTTAGAGCTTTATGGTGATGAACATGGACTTAAATATAATTGGCTGCTTCGTTCACCGGAACTTCTTGAGAAAATACGGTTTAAATGGACAGGTGTCCAAAGTATTACATTTACCCATGATAAAGGTTTATGCATTAAGCATGCAGAAGGTTCATGGATTGATCCTTCTCCTGTTGCCTGGCAAGAGTTAAATGGTGAAAATATACCTGTGACCTGCGAATATCAAATGAATAGTCAGGGAGAAATTGGTTTCAAGATTTTGGGTGAATATGACTGTGAAGCACCGTTAATTATTGATCCGCTAATTCAATATGCAACCTTCTTAGGAGGCAATGGTATTGATACTGCCAGTTCTATTGCTGTTGATTGCCACGGATATATTTATGTCATTGGTACTACCCTCTCCAATAATTTTCCAGTAACTGATGGTGCTTTTCAGACCTTCCCAATTGGAACCAGTAATGTGTTTGTAACAAAGTTTGCTCCGGATGGAATTGGATTAATATACTCAACCTATCTGGGTGGCTCCGAAAGAAATGTAGGCTTTGATATTAGTTTAGACAAATGTGGTTGTGCTTATATTACAGGATATACAACTTCCAAGGACTTTCCAGTTACACCCTGTGCATTTCAGACACAGAATAGCAGTGACGATGATATTGGCTATATTTCTAAATTATCTTCAGACGGCAGTTACCTGGTGTATTCCTCCTATTTAGGTGGGGGAAAATTTACGCTAGCCGCAGGTATCAAAGTAGATGATTGTGGTTGTGCTTATGTAACCGGAACAACCTATGCAACTGATTTTCCTGTTACGCCCTATGCATTTCAAACAAAGTTAAACGGAGTCTCAAGCGCATTTTTAACGAAAATTTCCCCAGATGGCAGATATTTAATATACTCCTCTTATTTTGGTGGAGATAATTTTACATCTGGTTCCACTATTGGTTTAGATGATTTGAACCATGCATATATAGCCGGAGGTACAAATTCAATTGAATTACCTGTAACTCCAGGAGCTTTTCAAACCCAATATGGTGGCGGTGTAGATGATGGATATATTGCCAAATTTGCCTGCGATGGCTCGTCTCTTATCTATTCAACTTATCTCGGAGGCTCTCTGGTGGATATGGTAGTAGGCATTCAAGTTAATGAAGATGGAACAGCGGCAGTAATTGGCGCTACTGCGTCCAGCAATTTTCCAGTGACAGCTGGTGCTTTTCAAACAACTTTACGCGGTGATGTGAATGTCTTTGTTTCAATCCTTTCAGCTGATGGAAGAAGACTTAAAAGGTCTACGTATTTAGGAGGGAGTAACATCGAAAATGGTAATAGTATTGATGTCGATTCCCAGAGAAATGTATATGTTACAGGAATTACACTCTCAGATGATTTCCCCATCACGCCTGAGATATTGCCATCCCATTTAAGCGGTAGTTCCGATGCGTTTGTTACGATACTCACACCTGATCTGAATCAGTTGGTTTTATCCTATTATCTTGGTGGAAGTAACGAAGATGCAGGTAATAAAATAACAGTAGGCTGCAATGGAACATTTTATGTAGTTGGTACTACTTCTTCCAGCGATTTTCCAGTTTCATCCGATGCATTTCAAACTGCATATGGCGGCGGTGCTTCCGATGCTTTCCTAACCAAAAGTACTTTTTTTAGATCCTGCCGAAATGAATAA
- a CDS encoding RNA polymerase sigma factor, with protein MTTEELNQLITEHGKHVYSFCCNLTGNSAEAEDLYQDTILKAVELGHRLNSSGNPKSFLMGISVKIWQNHKRKFAIRQKIIHLEEYDDNLMESESPDYQPEKELLRKETIAAVRIAVQELPDKLKTVLYMYYTAEMSIEEIAAALHIPKGTVKSRLHKGRTLLKQCLEVWNHE; from the coding sequence ATGACAACAGAAGAACTGAATCAATTGATAACAGAACATGGGAAGCATGTTTACAGTTTTTGCTGTAATCTTACCGGGAATTCCGCTGAAGCAGAGGATTTGTATCAGGACACTATCTTAAAAGCTGTTGAGTTAGGCCACAGACTTAACAGCAGTGGCAATCCCAAAAGTTTTCTTATGGGTATCTCGGTAAAGATATGGCAGAATCATAAAAGGAAATTCGCAATAAGACAGAAAATAATACATCTGGAAGAATATGATGATAACCTTATGGAGTCGGAATCCCCAGATTACCAACCGGAGAAGGAGCTGCTCCGGAAGGAAACAATAGCTGCAGTACGTATTGCAGTTCAGGAACTGCCGGATAAATTAAAAACGGTATTGTATATGTATTATACGGCAGAAATGTCTATAGAAGAGATAGCCGCAGCCTTACATATACCCAAAGGTACCGTTAAAAGCAGACTGCATAAGGGGAGGACTTTATTAAAACAATGCCTGGAGGTATGGAATCATGAATGA
- a CDS encoding serine hydrolase domain-containing protein, which yields MDYNNIIDRDFRGCVSICKGNELLFRKAYGYRDLANEIPNTTETSFATASAGKVFIGTGILQLIEKGELSFQDTIGELLAFDLKQIDTGITVKQLLTHTSGIPDYFDESIMEEYEELWRDYPNYKIRTSADLLPLFIDKPMMYEKGERFQYNNTGFVVLGLIIEKVTGKPFDIYLKEYIFTPSGMERTGYFELDRLPANCAGNYIWDEERKEYYTNIYSVDVKGTGAGGVFTTVADVELFWKALLSGKLLSPEMTDEMLRIQSSSEDEDNYGYGIWISKKYGDCILPYFTGMDPGVTFISTYKRDEDLNITVVSNFGDDVWKIKNDILNAMTEKM from the coding sequence ATGGATTATAATAATATAATAGACAGAGATTTTCGTGGTTGTGTCTCCATATGCAAAGGAAATGAGTTATTATTCAGGAAAGCTTATGGCTACAGGGACCTTGCCAATGAAATACCAAATACAACAGAAACAAGCTTTGCCACAGCTTCAGCAGGTAAGGTATTCATAGGAACAGGTATCCTGCAGCTGATAGAGAAAGGGGAACTTAGTTTCCAGGATACCATCGGTGAACTCCTCGCGTTTGACTTAAAGCAAATTGATACCGGAATCACTGTGAAACAGCTGCTGACACATACTTCCGGAATTCCGGATTACTTTGATGAAAGTATAATGGAGGAATATGAAGAGCTCTGGCGGGATTATCCAAATTACAAAATACGAACATCTGCCGATTTGCTGCCTCTGTTTATAGACAAACCCATGATGTATGAAAAAGGTGAAAGATTTCAATACAACAATACGGGGTTTGTAGTATTAGGATTAATAATAGAGAAAGTAACGGGGAAACCTTTTGACATTTATTTGAAAGAATATATTTTTACCCCCAGCGGCATGGAGAGGACAGGCTATTTTGAACTGGACAGACTGCCTGCTAATTGTGCCGGCAATTATATCTGGGACGAGGAAAGAAAAGAGTATTATACTAATATCTATAGCGTAGATGTAAAAGGAACCGGTGCAGGCGGCGTTTTTACTACAGTAGCAGATGTTGAACTTTTCTGGAAGGCCCTGTTATCCGGAAAGCTTTTATCGCCGGAGATGACGGATGAAATGCTGCGTATTCAGAGTTCCAGTGAAGATGAGGATAACTATGGCTATGGAATCTGGATAAGTAAGAAATACGGTGACTGCATCCTCCCATATTTTACAGGAATGGATCCGGGTGTAACATTTATAAGTACTTATAAAAGAGATGAGGATCTGAATATAACCGTTGTGAGCAATTTTGGAGACGATGTCTGGAAGATTAAGAATGATATCCTGAATGCCATGACAGAAAAGATGTGA
- a CDS encoding DUF6783 domain-containing protein: protein MCLKTHCTILNAPLCGILRCNIGNVAPLRTQNHALSPTKWNIQPGTSSFQTHPS from the coding sequence GTGTGTCTGAAAACTCATTGCACCATTCTGAATGCCCCACTTTGCGGTATTCTGCGTTGCAATATTGGGAACGTAGCACCACTACGCACCCAAAATCACGCCTTGTCTCCCACAAAGTGGAACATCCAGCCCGGCACAAGCAGTTTTCAGACACACCCTAGTTGA
- a CDS encoding GNAT family N-acetyltransferase, translated as MILQEYLENPCGLLSIPFGKAQKTNIPEHMKIIHNNDFSEDILCEYNDTEYFRIKHNLKKVDKSVLPSEFCITTITESQTSQLVELINNSYTHLGIKVDIEQVKGWTSTEVYAPDLWTSVYKGSIMIGAIVVDYDNVAKEAIIEWMQVLPEYRGMGIASAILNDSLQRMQGRADFVTVSGMVNNITKPEMIYRKCGFIGDDIWHILSRKII; from the coding sequence ATGATATTACAGGAATATTTAGAGAATCCTTGTGGTCTTTTATCTATACCATTTGGGAAAGCACAAAAAACTAATATACCAGAACATATGAAAATAATACATAATAATGACTTTTCTGAAGATATTCTATGTGAGTACAATGATACAGAATATTTTCGAATTAAACACAATTTAAAGAAAGTCGATAAATCAGTATTACCTTCTGAATTTTGCATTACTACAATAACAGAATCGCAGACTTCACAATTAGTAGAATTAATTAATAACTCTTATACACACCTTGGAATAAAAGTAGATATTGAACAAGTTAAGGGATGGACTAGTACAGAAGTTTATGCACCTGATCTATGGACATCAGTTTATAAAGGTAGCATAATGATTGGAGCAATTGTAGTTGATTATGATAATGTTGCTAAAGAGGCTATTATTGAATGGATGCAAGTTTTACCGGAATACAGAGGTATGGGCATTGCTTCAGCAATTTTAAACGACAGTTTACAACGTATGCAGGGAAGAGCTGATTTTGTAACAGTTTCAGGTATGGTTAATAATATAACCAAACCTGAAATGATATATAGAAAATGTGGTTTTATTGGTGATGATATCTGGCATATATTATCCAGAAAAATCATATAA
- a CDS encoding tetratricopeptide repeat protein, with the protein MIDRLERKYRRNRRAAVILDINRATAYLIMGDSNKALEYLNSIEEADLSEKNDSYYVYTINRILCYYELGEIEKAEALYETELVRLCPYGKRLKKSAEILVGERFYFLHRYKESYACLKKLLNTDLPKRQYLGVLYLLARMDDINGEQEQAMTKYRKISKLGNKLWIAKDAGERLKKLEEIV; encoded by the coding sequence ATGATTGACCGGCTGGAGAGAAAATACAGGAGGAATAGAAGGGCAGCAGTGATACTGGATATAAACCGTGCAACAGCTTATCTTATAATGGGTGATTCTAACAAAGCACTGGAATATCTGAACAGTATAGAAGAGGCAGATTTATCTGAGAAGAATGACTCCTATTATGTCTATACCATTAACCGTATCCTGTGTTATTACGAATTGGGAGAGATAGAAAAGGCGGAAGCTTTATATGAGACGGAGTTGGTGCGATTGTGTCCATATGGTAAAAGGTTAAAGAAATCGGCAGAAATTCTTGTAGGTGAAAGATTTTACTTCTTACATAGGTATAAGGAAAGCTATGCCTGCCTAAAAAAGCTTCTGAATACGGACCTGCCTAAACGACAGTATTTAGGTGTTCTGTATCTCCTTGCACGAATGGATGATATCAACGGAGAGCAGGAACAGGCAATGACAAAATACAGGAAAATATCCAAACTGGGCAATAAGTTATGGATTGCTAAGGATGCTGGTGAAAGGCTAAAGAAATTGGAGGAAATAGTATAA
- the gltX gene encoding glutamate--tRNA ligase, producing the protein MLNKLLADLLFPQVTFTSEDMERRYPERGVSDENIITRIGPSPTGFIHLGNLYNAVIAERLAHQSGGSFYLRIEDTDNKREVEGAVDIIISAMKYFGIYFDEGAVMEGDNGQYGPYRQRQRKEIYQVFAKRLVAAGMAYPCFCREEELEEIREKQKELKQNIGYYGEWAVSRKLSYEDIKGRIEKGDSYVLRFKSNPDAKDTVTAYDAIRGELKFPENIMDFVLLKSDGIPTYHFAHVVDDHLMRTTHVIRGEEWLPSLPMHIQLFDTLGWKRPVYCHTATLMKMDGNSKRKLSKRKDPELALAYYQEEGYIPEAMWNYLLTILNSNYEEWRAANQDKNHLEFPFTLNKMSGSGALFDMDKMKDISKEVLSRMTAEDLYSSFLEWAKVWNEDYAKVLMNNRELALKALAIGRNTAKVRKDLTNWKQTCEFMSMYFDETFKREEELPANIPADERAQFLRLYLEQIDFTEEKEEWFNKVKDITRQMGYATDRKAYKKQPEDYKGSIVELTNLLRVAITGRTNAPDIWEVSSVLGKECVVQRIKTVI; encoded by the coding sequence ATGTTAAACAAATTATTAGCTGATTTACTATTTCCACAAGTTACTTTTACATCAGAGGACATGGAAAGACGTTACCCGGAAAGAGGGGTTTCTGATGAGAATATAATAACCCGAATAGGACCAAGCCCTACCGGCTTTATCCATCTTGGAAATCTATACAATGCAGTAATAGCAGAGAGACTGGCTCATCAGAGCGGTGGCAGCTTTTATCTGAGAATCGAAGATACAGACAATAAGAGAGAGGTAGAAGGAGCTGTTGATATAATCATTTCAGCCATGAAGTACTTTGGTATTTATTTTGATGAAGGTGCTGTCATGGAGGGGGATAATGGCCAGTACGGACCTTACAGACAGCGCCAGCGAAAGGAAATCTATCAGGTGTTTGCAAAGCGGCTTGTGGCGGCAGGAATGGCATATCCCTGCTTTTGCCGGGAAGAAGAGCTGGAAGAAATAAGAGAAAAACAGAAAGAGTTAAAACAGAACATAGGATATTATGGAGAATGGGCAGTCAGCAGGAAATTATCCTATGAGGATATCAAGGGCAGGATTGAGAAAGGAGATTCTTATGTACTGCGGTTTAAGTCGAATCCAGACGCTAAGGATACTGTTACTGCTTATGACGCCATTCGGGGAGAGCTGAAATTTCCTGAGAACATCATGGATTTTGTACTCCTGAAATCCGATGGCATACCTACCTATCATTTTGCACATGTAGTAGACGATCATCTGATGAGAACCACCCATGTAATCAGGGGAGAAGAATGGCTGCCTTCCTTACCCATGCATATACAACTTTTTGATACCTTGGGGTGGAAAAGACCTGTTTACTGCCATACAGCCACACTGATGAAAATGGACGGGAATTCCAAAAGAAAACTATCGAAACGTAAAGATCCCGAACTGGCACTGGCCTATTACCAGGAGGAGGGTTATATACCGGAGGCTATGTGGAATTATCTGCTGACAATTCTTAATTCCAATTATGAAGAATGGAGAGCTGCTAATCAGGACAAGAATCATTTGGAGTTTCCCTTTACACTGAACAAAATGAGCGGCTCCGGGGCTCTGTTTGATATGGATAAGATGAAGGATATCAGTAAGGAGGTCTTAAGCCGTATGACGGCTGAGGATTTGTATAGCAGTTTTCTGGAATGGGCGAAAGTCTGGAATGAGGATTATGCGAAGGTGTTGATGAATAACAGAGAGCTCGCACTGAAAGCACTTGCCATAGGCAGAAATACTGCAAAGGTAAGAAAGGATCTGACTAATTGGAAACAGACCTGTGAGTTTATGAGCATGTACTTTGATGAAACGTTCAAAAGGGAAGAGGAACTTCCGGCAAATATACCGGCAGATGAAAGAGCGCAATTCCTGCGTCTGTATCTGGAGCAGATAGATTTTACCGAAGAGAAAGAGGAATGGTTCAATAAAGTAAAAGACATAACCCGGCAAATGGGTTATGCTACTGACAGAAAGGCATATAAGAAACAGCCGGAGGATTATAAAGGAAGCATTGTGGAGCTTACCAATCTGCTAAGGGTTGCTATAACTGGCAGAACGAATGCACCGGATATATGGGAAGTCAGTAGCGTATTAGGGAAAGAATGTGTAGTACAAAGAATAAAGACCGTAATTTGA
- the secF gene encoding protein translocase subunit SecF, translating to MKPGKKMLAAIFITIAVFIYIAIFGIGSGVKGVFDMRYGIDIRGGVEAIFEPQGLKRSPTEQELETAREVIETRLDNQNISDREVTVDKSGGYLIVQFPWKSDEKNFNPEDAIAELGEMAELTFKDPSGNVLIEGKNVESAAPENVTSGVTRGYQVALKFDAKGAKLFEEATGKLLGQRMSIYMDDDLISSPMVQVKITGGEAAITNLGSYAEAKELAGKINAGALPFSLATTNFSTISPTLGSNALNIMVAAGIIAFFAICVFMITFYKLPGVLACITLVLQMVIQLLAISIPQYTLTLPGIAGIILTLGMAVDTNIIIAERISDERKKGISVRSSIIYGYKHAFSSVLDGNITTAIVAVILMIFGSGSMLSFGYTLLIGMLVNLLIGVTISKHLIQSFVVYDRWNKDKWFRIRKDKKVIPFYQKKYIFAIISGIIILAGVAGCFTKGIRLDTQFTGGAVLSYSVSSEADTELIQQAVEKQTNRPVTVQIKEDNLTGRKRLSVTLAGNDGMSPEQQAEVTEAINGTMEKADAKLSETFVVEPYIGAKALKNAGIAIALSTLFIVIYVWIRFSAISGLSAGITAMIALLHDALVVFFAFVLFGIPLNDAFVAVVLTVIGYSINDTIVIYDRIRENRKLDQKLPVVNLVNESTTQTLGRSINTSFTTGLCVLIILIASVVFHIESIIDFSLPMFFGILTGGYSSICVAGTLWAAWEKRKEK from the coding sequence ATGAAGCCAGGTAAGAAAATGCTTGCTGCTATTTTTATAACCATAGCAGTGTTTATTTATATTGCAATTTTTGGAATCGGAAGTGGAGTCAAAGGTGTATTTGACATGCGCTACGGTATTGATATCAGGGGAGGCGTGGAAGCGATATTTGAACCACAGGGACTTAAGCGCAGCCCTACGGAGCAGGAACTGGAAACTGCCAGAGAGGTTATTGAGACCAGACTGGACAATCAGAATATTTCCGATCGTGAAGTTACCGTGGATAAGAGCGGTGGTTATTTGATTGTTCAGTTTCCCTGGAAATCCGACGAGAAGAACTTTAATCCGGAGGACGCCATTGCTGAGTTAGGTGAAATGGCAGAACTGACCTTTAAAGACCCTTCGGGGAATGTCCTCATTGAAGGCAAGAACGTGGAAAGTGCAGCACCGGAGAATGTTACCTCCGGAGTGACCAGAGGCTATCAGGTAGCACTGAAATTCGATGCTAAAGGTGCCAAGCTCTTTGAAGAAGCCACAGGAAAATTGTTAGGACAGAGGATGAGCATCTACATGGATGACGACCTGATCTCAAGTCCTATGGTACAGGTGAAAATAACCGGAGGAGAGGCTGCTATCACTAATCTTGGAAGTTATGCAGAGGCGAAGGAATTAGCCGGAAAGATCAATGCAGGGGCCCTTCCTTTCTCCCTGGCAACCACCAATTTCTCCACCATCAGTCCCACTTTAGGCAGTAATGCCTTAAACATCATGGTGGCAGCAGGAATAATAGCCTTCTTTGCAATCTGTGTATTCATGATAACCTTCTACAAGCTGCCGGGTGTACTGGCCTGTATTACCTTGGTATTACAAATGGTGATACAGTTGCTGGCCATATCTATTCCTCAATATACGCTGACGCTGCCAGGAATAGCAGGGATTATATTAACCCTGGGGATGGCAGTGGATACGAATATTATCATAGCAGAACGTATTTCCGATGAGCGAAAGAAAGGTATCTCAGTCAGAAGTTCGATTATTTATGGCTATAAACATGCCTTTTCCTCTGTACTGGACGGAAATATCACCACAGCCATAGTGGCAGTTATACTTATGATTTTTGGTTCCGGTTCCATGTTAAGTTTTGGTTATACCCTTTTAATTGGTATGTTGGTTAATCTCCTGATAGGGGTCACCATCTCAAAACATCTTATACAATCCTTTGTGGTATATGACAGGTGGAATAAGGATAAATGGTTCAGAATAAGAAAAGATAAGAAGGTCATTCCCTTCTACCAGAAAAAATATATTTTTGCCATAATCTCGGGTATAATAATTCTGGCAGGAGTTGCAGGATGTTTTACAAAAGGAATCAGACTGGATACCCAGTTTACCGGAGGTGCAGTATTAAGCTACTCTGTATCCTCAGAAGCCGATACAGAGTTGATTCAGCAGGCGGTTGAAAAACAGACCAACAGGCCGGTGACGGTTCAGATCAAAGAGGATAACCTGACCGGGCGTAAGAGACTTTCCGTAACCCTGGCTGGTAACGACGGAATGTCACCAGAGCAACAGGCAGAGGTGACGGAGGCTATTAACGGTACAATGGAAAAAGCAGACGCCAAATTGTCTGAAACCTTTGTAGTGGAGCCTTATATCGGTGCAAAAGCCCTTAAGAATGCAGGGATAGCAATAGCTCTGTCTACTCTATTCATTGTAATCTACGTGTGGATAAGATTTTCAGCCATATCGGGCTTGTCGGCAGGAATAACAGCCATGATTGCACTGCTTCATGATGCACTGGTAGTATTCTTTGCTTTTGTACTGTTTGGAATACCCCTTAATGATGCCTTTGTGGCAGTAGTACTTACGGTTATCGGGTATTCAATTAACGATACCATTGTTATTTACGACAGAATCCGTGAGAACAGAAAGCTCGACCAGAAACTGCCAGTTGTTAATCTGGTAAATGAAAGTACCACACAGACGTTGGGAAGATCCATCAATACGTCCTTTACCACAGGACTATGTGTCCTGATTATCTTGATAGCGTCCGTTGTGTTCCATATAGAGTCTATTATAGATTTCTCACTGCCGATGTTCTTTGGTATTTTAACAGGCGGGTATTCTTCAATCTGTGTTGCCGGAACCTTATGGGCGGCCTGGGAAAAACGTAAGGAAAAATAA